The proteins below come from a single Harpia harpyja isolate bHarHar1 chromosome 2, bHarHar1 primary haplotype, whole genome shotgun sequence genomic window:
- the MEPE gene encoding matrix extracellular phosphoglycoprotein, with amino-acid sequence MQTALVCLCLLSTALSTPVPPPLPGRAAGNCVGQHRILLKGCNAKHGFYVFKYVYSFSTRRNQTQIKKEEADSQSAAPGRQLGDDKARQGPTEDRVAPEQGDNSSTDTMENGTGLKPENRSAPGTGRDAHSPRPGTGTRARGGVGVVGPTSASSEGSGDLDLVVEVDGGVSILPQGGHPGEAVAGNMSTVRSEDRDDGAPSGVPVEGAMTAGRERASATGGAGDEGSGEATVPGQGQEGIMRGTGTGGATLASVTEKMEDVQVDAEGVDEYAYIPDSGSVTVTHGKVGSTVRATRFTQISPDKDDKVNIFIGRANIHLGEQETTQAGATVGSKDDGMHAVGTSSLLPRLGVTAAHDSDDDDVIPARRQPEEFTTTASLSHADSVTSSPGDGHPTGDDEDAATAVGDGEGQGAPSPWRVADGVTTIPEEAGIHGNSDDEAKSKGQRFDGRPGHLAVTTPHQVGDKEATATVPAEGASIHLGTTVASPGVSEGDCTTAVGMASGRKAGESTVAGRGGSGEVGPATPQPHGEGWPRVGLRVRPGGAGLDKTPRMDKALSPRTKAVSRVSSGAQIRAGGRDGDARGRPHTTEAGGSPPPPAGQARGSMAAVKGQERGRGDEAVVLGAGRGHLPRHHGRRPGSGGPGAFAALGHSRQVDQVKRADELHVRERAFYALGGAGGGPRGPYTSLGSADSSQSSEGEQGSHSDSRQTGLRPSGWGAPGHPHGHWSQGAL; translated from the exons GTGCCACCGCCGCTGCCTGGGAGAGCTGCTGGGAACTGTGTGGGACAGCACCGG ATACTGTTGAAAGGCTGCAATGCCAAGCATGGCTTCTACGTTTTCAAATATGTCTACTCATTTTCGACACGGAGGAACCAGACACAGATAAAG AAGGAAGAGGCTGACAGCCAGAGTGCTGCCCCTGGCCGCCAGCTGGGTGATGACAAAGCCAGGCAGGGGCCAACGGAGGACCGGGTGGCCCCGGAGCAAGGTGACAACAGCAGCACTGATACAATGGAGAACGGGACTGGCCTCAAGCCCGAAAACCGCAGTGCCCCAGGCACTGGCAGGGATGCTCACAGTCCTCGCCCAGGCACTGGCACGCGAGCGCGTGGTGGTGTCGGTGTCGTGGGTCCCACCTCGGCCAGCTCGGAGGGCAGCGGCGACCTGGATTTGGTGGTTGAAGTTGATGGTGGTGTTTCCATTCTCCCCCAGGGTGGACACCCCGGAGAGGCCGTGGCAGGGAACATGTCCACTGTCAGGAGTGAGGACAGGGATGACGGTGCCCCCAGTGGGGTTCCAGTGGAGGGGGCCATGacagctgggagggagagggCCTCTGCCACCGGAGGGGCTGGGGATGAGGGCAGTGGTGAGGCCACCGTCCCTGGCCAAGGGCAGGAGGGCATCATGCGGGGCACAGGGACAGGAGGCGCCACTCTTGCCTCTGTAACTGAGAAGATGGAGGATGTTCAAGTTGATGCTGAAGGTGTGGATGAATACGCTTACATCCCAGACTCGGGCAGCGTCACCGTCACCCACGGGAAGGTGGGCAGCACAGTGAGGGCCACCAGATTCACCCAAATCTCTCCAGACAAGGATGACAAAGTCAACATCTTCATTGGGAGGGCCAACATCCATCTAGGGGAGCAAGAAACCACCCAGGCTGGTGCCACCGTAGGAAGCAAGGATGATGGCATGCATGCTGTGGGAAccagcagcctcctgcccaggctgggtGTCACTGCTGCACACgacagtgatgatgatgatgtcaTCCCTGCTCGCAGGCAGCCTGAAGAATTCACTACCACAGCCTCCCTGAGCCATGCGGACAGTGtcaccagcagccctggggatggcCATCCCACAGGAGATGATGAGGATGCTGCCACCGCCGTTGGTGATGGAGAAGGACAAGGGGCCCCCAGCCCCTGGAGGGTCGCTGATGGTGTCACTACCATCCCCGAGGAGGCTGGCATCCATGGGAACAGTGATGATGAGGCAAAAAGTAAGGGGCAGAGGTTCGACGGGAGGCCAGGCCACTTGGCTGTCACCACCCCCCACCAGGTGGGTGACAAGGAGGCCACTGCCACTGTCCCAGCCGAGGGGGCCAGCATCCACCTGGGCACCACCGTGGCCTCCCCTGGGGTGAGCGAGGGGGACTGCACCACTGCTGTGGGGATGGCCAGTGGCCGCAAGGCAGGTGAGAGCACCGTAGCAGGGAGAGGGGGGAGTGGGGAAGTGGGGCcagccaccccccagccccatggggagGGATGGCCCAGGGTGGGGCTGAGGGTCCGgcctgggggagcagggctggacaAGACACCCAGGATGGACAAAGCGCTGTCCCCACGCACAAAGGCCGTTAGCCGGGTGTCAAGTGGAGCCCAGATAAGGGCTGGCGGCCGTGACGGTGATGCCAGGGGCAGGCCGCACACCACTGAAGCAGGGGGCAGTCCCCCTCCACCGGCAGGGCAAGCCAGGGGCAGCATGGCAGCGGTCAAAGGCCAGGAGCGAGGGCGAGGTGATGAGGCGGTGGTGTTGGGGGCCGGGAGGGGCCACCTCCCCAGGCACCATGGCAGGAGACCAGGGTCCGGGGGACCGGGGGCATTTGCAGCGCTGGGCCACAGCAGGCAGGTGGACCAGGTGAAGCGTGCCGACGAGCTCCACGTCCGCGAGCGGGCCTTTTATGCCCTTGGTGGGGCGGGGGGTGGCCCCCGTGGCCCCTACACCAGCCTCGGGAGTGCCGACAGCAGCCAGTCCTCtgagggggagcagggcagccacAGCGACAGCCGACAGACGGGGCTGCGGCCCTCGGGGTGGGGAGCCCCAGGGCACCCCCATGGCCACTGGAGCCAGGGGGCCCTCTGA